CATGGCCAGATTCAGCCACAAAATTCGAGAAAACCGGGAAAAGTAATACGGTCGCGTCATTTTGCTTATTCCGTTATTCAACTCCAAAATAGACACCAGCCTGCCAAAAACTTAAAACCAACCGGCCGAAAACCACGAGTAATATAAGTGAGATATAAGGTGAACCATAACACTAAAGTTTTCCGGCTTTCGGTGCGGACGCCCGAACCATGGGGCTTATCTGTTGAAAATGGATGTCGGGCCTATCCAAACGAATCACTGCGATTACCTATTAACCATTGTGTAAGCGACTTTTTGCGGCATACTGGCGATTATAATTAAACACAAAAACATTCGGTATTTCACCGTCGTAAGCCCCTTAAGGGAGATCATGCATGCAAAAATCCACTCTTACATTCAGGCTCTTGGTCTTCATGCTGTTCGCCTTACCAACGTTTGCGATGACAGCAAACGCGGCTCCGCTGCAAGTTGGCCAATCGGCACCGATATTTCAACTGCAAGCGCATGCTGGCGACCCAGTAAGTTTAGCCGCTCGGCGCGGGAAAGGTTGGACGGTCTTATATTTTTATCCCAAAGCCGGTACGCCGGGATGCACTGCGCAAGCTTGTGCTTTCCGCGACGCCATCGAACTGATCCGCAAACAAAATGCCGAGGTATACGGGATCAGTACGGATGAGGTCCAGGACCTGCTGGCATTTCATCAGCAACACAAACTGACCTTCACATTATTGTCTGACGCGGACGCCAAAGTCAGCGAAACCTACGGCGTAAAAATGCCCATATTGAACATGGCCAAACGCTGGACCTTTATCGTCGATCCCGACTTAACCATACGCCGTATCGATGACGATGTAGACCCGGCCCTGGATGCCAAACGAGTTGCGGAAACGCTGAAGCAATTGCAGGCGAGCGGGAACTGATACAAAGCCAAGCGTATAAATATTCACCCAACCGGGCAACTCTTAGCGGGTTTGTAGCTCACAACCATCCGGCCCGCTTCAAACGCCAATACAAGGCCAAGCTGCACACTGCCACGCTGCCCACTACCAAGGGATAGCTATAGGGCCAATCCAATTCCGGCATATGTCGGAAGTTCATGCCGTACCAACTGAATACCATAGTCGGTATCGCTAAAATCGCCCCCCAACCGGCCAGGCGTTTGACCACTTCGTTTTGCCGCACGGTTTCGAAAGTCAGATGGACCTGCATCGCCGCCAGCAACATCTCGCGCATGCCGTGGATAGCCTGATCAACGCGCTTGATGTGATCGGCGATGTCGCGGAAATATACTCTGACATCCTTATGTATCAGGCCAACATGAAAGCGCATCAACTCGTTGCAAATGTCGATAACCGGATTAATCGCCCCTTCCAAAAGCAATAATTCGCGCTTTAGCTCGTATAAGTCTTCCATGGTTTGCCGGCTGGGCCGGTATTGAAATATCGCGGATTCCAGCACATCGAAGCGGTCTTGCAAGCCGGCAATTGCCACCATGTAATTATCGACGATGAAATCCATAATCGAATACAAGGCAAAGCCCGGCCCCTTGCTGAGTTGGTGCGGCATGGCCTGACAAC
The window above is part of the Methylomonas sp. ZR1 genome. Proteins encoded here:
- a CDS encoding peroxiredoxin → MQKSTLTFRLLVFMLFALPTFAMTANAAPLQVGQSAPIFQLQAHAGDPVSLAARRGKGWTVLYFYPKAGTPGCTAQACAFRDAIELIRKQNAEVYGISTDEVQDLLAFHQQHKLTFTLLSDADAKVSETYGVKMPILNMAKRWTFIVDPDLTIRRIDDDVDPALDAKRVAETLKQLQASGN
- the corA gene encoding magnesium/cobalt transporter CorA, translating into MSETIDKNMVMRCVAYQKGLGIGDVTIEDISEVLLKDDTFIWLGLREANAEILRKIQQEFGLHDLAIEDACAAHQRPKIEEYGDSLFIVLHTAELIEKKVEFGETHIFMGPRFVVTVRHGASQSLSKVRERCQAMPHQLSKGPGFALYSIMDFIVDNYMVAIAGLQDRFDVLESAIFQYRPSRQTMEDLYELKRELLLLEGAINPVIDICNELMRFHVGLIHKDVRVYFRDIADHIKRVDQAIHGMREMLLAAMQVHLTFETVRQNEVVKRLAGWGAILAIPTMVFSWYGMNFRHMPELDWPYSYPLVVGSVAVCSLALYWRLKRAGWL